In Flavobacterium endoglycinae, one DNA window encodes the following:
- a CDS encoding glycoside hydrolase family 9 protein gives MVKTGTPLKFLAVVFLISVFAYSQPSIYVNQIGFDPKSPKIALIEYDSKLPNTTFDIIDISSQKAVFNAAVGSPESIDEWKPGKLFFKADFSSFQTPGNYKIKIKIANQTYSSATFSIEENILAKRTISSIVHYYNKQRANTPEELEADKNILLYGSTKKVDVRGGWCDASGDVSKYFSHLAYANFVSPQQTPLVTWSLINTSETISKKLVQWNIKDSLDNEALWGADYMMRCLSDEDYFYMIVFSYFDKNPAARRIVGLHANSVTTDEYQSAFREGAGMAIAALARISQWKKNGEFTSQQYLDGAKRAYAHLLKYNTKYDDDGKENIIDEYCALMGATELWIATNDNFYKEESRKWAHKLENRMTDKGWFKSNDGNRPFWHAADAGLPVVTLTRYLKKETDTKERNAATMVIKKALDYNLAVTNNVSNPFGYARQSFLFQGKIKDGFFIPHENETGWWWQGENARLASLSTAAVEGAKVLSFKKNDSTKKSLDLFASQQLSWILGCNPYSVCFMYEFGEKNVPYMHSNYGHGSEKGGISNGVTGKEGNPDGSGIDFKMDVEGNDEWRWTEQWIPHSAWFLQAITATVEP, from the coding sequence ATGGTAAAAACCGGTACACCATTAAAATTTCTGGCAGTAGTTTTTTTAATTTCTGTATTTGCGTATAGTCAGCCTTCTATTTATGTCAATCAAATTGGTTTCGATCCCAAAAGTCCCAAAATTGCTTTAATAGAATATGATAGCAAACTGCCAAATACAACTTTTGATATTATTGATATTTCATCTCAAAAAGCTGTTTTTAACGCTGCCGTTGGTTCTCCCGAAAGTATAGACGAATGGAAGCCTGGAAAATTATTTTTCAAAGCCGATTTTTCATCTTTCCAAACACCCGGAAATTACAAAATCAAGATAAAAATTGCCAATCAAACTTATAGTTCAGCCACTTTTTCTATTGAAGAAAATATATTGGCAAAACGAACTATTTCTTCGATTGTACATTATTACAACAAACAAAGAGCCAACACACCAGAAGAACTTGAAGCTGATAAAAACATTCTTTTGTACGGAAGCACAAAAAAAGTCGATGTACGTGGCGGATGGTGCGATGCATCTGGTGATGTAAGCAAATACTTTTCGCATCTCGCATATGCCAATTTTGTATCGCCGCAGCAGACCCCTTTGGTAACTTGGTCGCTTATTAATACTTCTGAAACCATTTCAAAAAAACTCGTACAATGGAACATAAAAGATTCATTAGATAACGAAGCGCTTTGGGGCGCTGATTACATGATGAGATGTTTATCTGATGAAGATTATTTTTATATGATAGTTTTCAGCTATTTTGATAAAAATCCTGCAGCTAGAAGAATTGTGGGACTACATGCCAACAGCGTAACTACAGATGAATATCAGAGTGCTTTTCGCGAAGGCGCAGGAATGGCAATTGCGGCTCTCGCCCGAATTTCACAATGGAAGAAAAACGGCGAATTTACCTCTCAGCAATATCTCGACGGAGCCAAACGTGCTTATGCCCATCTTTTAAAATACAACACCAAATATGACGATGACGGAAAAGAAAACATCATCGATGAATATTGTGCCTTAATGGGAGCAACCGAATTATGGATCGCCACGAATGATAATTTCTACAAAGAAGAATCTCGAAAATGGGCGCACAAACTCGAAAACAGAATGACTGATAAAGGCTGGTTTAAAAGCAATGATGGCAATCGTCCGTTTTGGCATGCTGCAGATGCCGGTTTACCTGTAGTGACTTTAACCCGTTACTTGAAAAAAGAAACGGACACCAAAGAAAGAAACGCCGCTACAATGGTTATCAAAAAAGCTTTAGATTATAATTTAGCCGTTACAAACAATGTCAGCAATCCGTTTGGATATGCGAGACAAAGCTTTTTATTTCAAGGCAAAATTAAAGATGGATTTTTTATTCCGCATGAAAATGAAACCGGCTGGTGGTGGCAGGGCGAAAATGCCCGATTAGCTTCTCTTTCGACGGCAGCCGTTGAAGGTGCAAAAGTTTTATCTTTCAAAAAGAACGACAGCACCAAAAAATCATTAGACCTATTTGCTTCGCAGCAGCTTTCTTGGATTTTAGGCTGTAATCCGTATTCGGTGTGTTTTATGTATGAATTTGGAGAAAAAAACGTTCCTTACATGCATTCTAATTACGGACATGGCTCCGAAAAAGGTGGTATTTCAAATGGAGTTACTGGAAAAGAAGGAAATCCAGACGGCTCTGGAATTGATTTTAAGATGGATGTAGAAGGAAATGATGAATGGCGCTGGACAGAACAATGGATTCCGCATTCGGCTTGGTTTTTACAAGCCATTACAGCAACTGTCGAACCGTAA
- a CDS encoding phospholipase A: MRSRYLILFIVFFSIKVNSQIIEEKKNFRAADSLLKENSFSVHRDNYFLTGVPINTDITRNTADVKYQVSFKLRLTSKPLFGSFFPYLLYTQKAFWDIYASSKPFSEINFNPGAAIVRPFYLKGGRLTYAAISFEHESNGRDSIYSRTWNMLAFSLKSQVSPRWTVGIRGWVPLVDKDDNPGLTQYVGYGEASASYLIQPGRWSADVLFRKGSGLINYGSLQTQLNWRPYRNENYYVTLQWFVGYTESLIDYKEHKSMIRLGFTIKPENMGIF, translated from the coding sequence ATGCGCTCTAGATACCTTATACTCTTTATTGTTTTTTTTTCAATTAAAGTAAATTCCCAAATTATAGAAGAAAAGAAAAACTTCCGCGCGGCAGATTCATTATTAAAAGAAAACAGCTTTTCGGTTCATCGAGACAATTACTTTTTAACAGGAGTTCCAATAAATACTGATATTACCCGAAATACTGCCGATGTAAAATACCAAGTTAGTTTTAAACTTCGACTGACTTCAAAACCTTTGTTTGGCAGTTTTTTCCCTTATTTGTTATACACACAAAAAGCGTTTTGGGATATTTATGCCAGTTCAAAACCTTTTTCGGAAATTAATTTTAATCCCGGTGCTGCTATTGTTCGTCCGTTTTATTTAAAAGGAGGAAGGCTTACGTATGCTGCGATTTCATTTGAACACGAATCAAACGGAAGAGATTCTATTTATTCCAGAACTTGGAATATGCTGGCGTTTTCATTAAAATCTCAGGTTTCGCCAAGATGGACTGTGGGTATAAGAGGATGGGTGCCGCTGGTTGATAAAGATGATAATCCCGGATTGACGCAATACGTTGGTTATGGAGAAGCCAGCGCGAGTTATTTGATACAACCCGGACGCTGGAGCGCCGATGTACTTTTTAGAAAAGGAAGCGGACTTATTAATTACGGATCGCTGCAGACACAGCTAAACTGGCGACCGTATCGAAATGAGAATTATTATGTCACGCTTCAATGGTTTGTGGGCTACACTGAAAGTTTAATTGACTATAAAGAACATAAAAGCATGATCCGGTTAGGATTTACAATCAAGCCTGAAAATATGGGGATTTTTTAA
- a CDS encoding fatty acid desaturase family protein translates to MEKLKRPVYSKAGSDDFFKKMRTEVNETVLQNESLYRLNVVKSIGLLVLYFAFYGCILFFGNTNSLLYLFYVLCGFTMIVLFINAFHDAAHGALFKKAKHNEWFLYVLELFGSNHWLWMRRHINLHHAYPNVQDWDIDIKQSNIIRIFPNSPLFSYHKYQHIYMWFIYPLYSLNWIYIRDFKDFFGTKNNYVKKVVDTIPKRQIFLLFTAKIINLFYILFIPMFFLNQPWYIVLGGWFAMHLCGSVLGVVALVSTHVDEDAQFPGTDEEGNLSATWAVHQMIVTKDFSTNSKLANFLYGGFTHHVAHHLFPGVGHTYYPYITPIIMRYAEEYDLPYTSYPFYHAVRSHFRMLKGKGVKENILMTGEI, encoded by the coding sequence ATGGAAAAATTAAAACGCCCGGTTTATTCCAAAGCTGGTTCAGATGATTTTTTTAAGAAGATGCGCACAGAAGTCAACGAAACTGTTTTGCAAAACGAATCACTCTATCGTTTAAACGTTGTAAAATCCATAGGTCTATTGGTTTTGTATTTTGCGTTTTATGGCTGTATTTTATTTTTCGGCAATACTAATTCTCTTTTGTATTTGTTTTATGTTTTGTGTGGTTTTACCATGATTGTGCTTTTTATAAATGCCTTTCATGATGCGGCTCACGGAGCATTGTTTAAGAAAGCAAAGCATAACGAATGGTTTTTGTATGTGCTGGAGCTTTTTGGAAGCAATCACTGGCTTTGGATGCGCCGTCATATTAATCTGCATCACGCGTACCCAAATGTACAAGACTGGGATATCGATATTAAACAAAGCAATATCATTCGTATTTTTCCTAACAGTCCGTTATTTAGTTATCATAAATACCAGCATATTTATATGTGGTTTATTTATCCGCTTTACAGCTTGAACTGGATTTATATTCGGGATTTTAAGGATTTCTTCGGAACTAAAAATAATTATGTGAAGAAGGTTGTCGATACAATTCCGAAGAGGCAAATTTTTCTATTATTCACAGCTAAAATTATCAATCTTTTTTATATCCTTTTTATCCCAATGTTTTTTCTCAATCAGCCTTGGTATATTGTTTTAGGAGGCTGGTTTGCGATGCACCTATGCGGAAGTGTTCTTGGAGTTGTAGCTTTGGTATCTACTCACGTTGATGAAGATGCTCAATTTCCGGGAACGGATGAAGAAGGAAATCTTTCAGCGACTTGGGCCGTGCATCAAATGATTGTGACCAAAGATTTTAGCACCAATAGTAAATTGGCGAATTTTTTATATGGAGGTTTTACGCATCATGTGGCACATCATCTTTTTCCGGGAGTAGGACATACGTATTATCCGTACATAACACCGATTATAATGCGTTATGCTGAAGAATATGATCTTCCGTATACTTCTTATCCTTTTTATCATGCCGTACGTTCCCATTTTAGAATGCTGAAAGGTAAAGGGGTTAAAGAAAATATTTTGATGACGGGTGAAATTTGA
- a CDS encoding M20 metallopeptidase family protein — protein MSSIVAQNNKSKIETQKSIQLETDKIFEKLVQIRRDFHENPELAGKEKRTQEIIKKQLIDLGLKVETDIYGYGVVGILEGAKKGKRIAWRADMDALPNDFPDKSSFKFKTKGVQHGCGHDVHMTIALGIAEVLVKNKKSLHGTVYFIFQPEEETFIGAKKMVENEIFSKFKIDEIFALHVTALPTGQIMVKPNEMFAYQKEIGIQFKTALSNEEVKDLSAKIRKSLVRTINDSKPWEIQSILDPKIGLTNPNTIFKDYLISEENFRSYSKNDTFRVNAEIYETDATRLKNIIPTVEKVIADNNYGSKLLSVSFIKENPTVLNHPNLTKTSINILDKIFGKGFVVPDYGQVPYFNDDFAYFQQKIPGVYFLLGGSNFQKGIIAMNHAPNFEVDEECIRTGVRTFSSLLFERGK, from the coding sequence ATGTCGAGTATAGTCGCACAGAACAACAAAAGTAAAATCGAAACTCAAAAATCAATTCAGCTTGAAACAGATAAAATTTTCGAAAAATTGGTTCAAATTAGAAGAGATTTTCATGAGAACCCAGAACTTGCCGGAAAAGAAAAAAGAACGCAGGAAATCATAAAAAAGCAATTAATTGATTTAGGTCTTAAGGTTGAAACCGATATTTATGGTTATGGCGTTGTAGGTATTTTGGAAGGTGCCAAAAAAGGAAAAAGAATAGCTTGGAGAGCCGATATGGACGCTCTCCCAAATGATTTTCCTGATAAATCTAGTTTTAAATTCAAAACAAAAGGCGTTCAGCACGGTTGTGGACACGATGTGCACATGACAATTGCGTTAGGAATTGCAGAAGTTTTAGTAAAAAATAAAAAGTCACTTCATGGTACGGTTTACTTTATTTTTCAACCAGAAGAAGAGACCTTTATTGGAGCTAAAAAAATGGTCGAAAATGAGATTTTTTCAAAATTTAAAATCGATGAGATTTTTGCGCTTCATGTAACGGCTTTACCTACTGGACAAATAATGGTAAAACCAAACGAAATGTTTGCTTACCAAAAAGAAATAGGAATACAATTTAAAACTGCATTATCGAACGAAGAAGTAAAAGATCTTTCTGCCAAAATCCGCAAGTCTTTGGTTAGAACTATTAATGATAGTAAACCTTGGGAAATTCAATCTATTTTAGATCCTAAAATTGGATTAACGAATCCAAACACCATATTTAAAGACTATTTAATTAGTGAAGAAAATTTCAGAAGTTATTCTAAAAATGATACTTTTCGTGTAAATGCAGAAATCTATGAAACCGATGCGACACGATTGAAAAATATTATTCCAACTGTTGAAAAAGTAATTGCAGACAATAATTATGGTTCAAAATTGCTTTCTGTTTCATTTATAAAAGAAAATCCAACTGTTTTAAACCATCCAAACTTAACAAAGACTTCTATAAATATTTTAGATAAAATCTTCGGAAAAGGATTTGTTGTTCCAGATTACGGACAAGTTCCTTATTTTAATGATGATTTCGCTTATTTTCAGCAAAAAATCCCTGGCGTTTATTTTCTCCTTGGAGGTTCTAATTTCCAGAAAGGAATCATCGCTATGAATCATGCTCCAAATTTTGAAGTCGATGAAGAATGCATTAGAACTGGAGTTAGGACATTTTCGTCATTACTATTTGAAAGAGGGAAATAA
- a CDS encoding CocE/NonD family hydrolase: MIHKALLLFLNLFFAVISVSAQQTKTAKAADQENTYDIQDSVSIKTRDGAILSAMIARKKNDAQPQPVILQYTIYVRDKGRDLKSIKESVDKGYTGIIVYSRGKRFSPNEINPYEDEANDVYDAIDWISKQKWCNGKVAMYGGSYNGFTQWAACKKMHPALKTIVPAVANRPGMGLPMENNVFINPNYEWAFYVGNNKYLDTVTNNNRPRFRGLKFRWWESGTAYKTLDSIDGEPNRWFQKWIKHPSFDSYWQKMAPYKTDFAKINIPVLAFDGYYNDSQNSGLYYLKELQKYSPKTPFYLVIGPYGHFGTQIGGEAVLNDYKVDPVSLIDIKKITYQWFDYILKNGAKPEILKDKINYEVMGANEWKSASSFEKMHNEYLTFYLTSAPSQDFRLADFKKPKKKEFLTQEVDFANREISNNNYYPSPIIQKEVNKNDGYFFISEPLTESLIVNGSFLGEIKLSINKKDLDVGITVYEVTPNGEYFHLSYYIGRASYAKDIEKRQLLEPNTIETVSFSNTHFVSKKLSKGSRLLIGLTVNKNPFSQLNYGTGKDVSDETIRDAKEPLKIQWYNDSFIKIPVLK; encoded by the coding sequence ATGATTCATAAAGCGCTATTATTATTTCTGAATTTATTTTTTGCGGTGATTTCTGTTTCTGCACAGCAAACCAAAACTGCAAAAGCAGCAGATCAAGAAAACACGTATGACATTCAAGACAGCGTGTCGATTAAAACCCGTGACGGAGCCATATTATCTGCTATGATCGCCCGAAAAAAGAACGATGCCCAACCACAACCTGTAATTTTGCAGTACACCATTTATGTTCGCGATAAAGGCAGAGATCTTAAATCCATTAAAGAATCTGTAGATAAAGGTTATACTGGAATTATCGTATATTCAAGAGGAAAACGCTTTAGTCCTAATGAAATTAATCCGTACGAAGACGAAGCCAATGATGTTTATGATGCTATAGATTGGATTAGTAAACAAAAATGGTGCAACGGAAAAGTCGCCATGTACGGAGGCAGTTATAACGGATTTACCCAATGGGCAGCCTGCAAAAAAATGCATCCCGCACTTAAAACAATCGTTCCTGCTGTAGCAAACAGACCCGGAATGGGACTTCCTATGGAAAACAATGTTTTTATAAATCCAAACTATGAATGGGCATTTTATGTGGGAAACAACAAATACCTTGATACTGTAACCAATAATAACCGACCTCGTTTTAGAGGTTTAAAATTTAGATGGTGGGAATCTGGAACGGCGTACAAAACATTAGACAGCATAGACGGCGAGCCAAACAGATGGTTTCAAAAATGGATAAAGCATCCTTCATTTGATTCCTACTGGCAGAAAATGGCGCCTTATAAAACCGATTTTGCTAAGATCAATATTCCTGTTTTAGCTTTTGACGGTTATTACAATGATTCGCAAAACTCGGGTTTGTACTATTTAAAAGAACTTCAAAAATACAGTCCGAAAACGCCTTTTTATCTGGTAATTGGTCCTTATGGACATTTTGGAACCCAGATTGGTGGTGAAGCCGTTTTAAACGATTACAAAGTCGATCCTGTTTCTTTAATTGATATTAAAAAAATTACCTATCAATGGTTTGATTATATTTTGAAAAATGGAGCCAAACCAGAAATTCTGAAAGATAAAATCAATTATGAAGTCATGGGTGCCAATGAATGGAAAAGCGCTTCTTCATTCGAAAAAATGCACAATGAATATCTGACTTTTTATTTGACTTCTGCTCCATCACAAGATTTTCGTTTAGCAGATTTTAAAAAACCAAAAAAGAAAGAATTTCTAACACAAGAAGTTGATTTTGCCAATAGAGAAATCAGCAATAACAATTACTATCCGAGTCCAATTATTCAGAAAGAAGTCAACAAAAATGATGGTTACTTTTTTATCAGCGAACCTTTGACTGAATCTTTAATAGTAAACGGTTCTTTTCTGGGAGAAATTAAACTAAGCATCAACAAAAAAGATTTGGATGTAGGCATCACAGTTTATGAAGTCACACCAAACGGAGAATATTTCCATCTTTCTTACTACATTGGCCGTGCCAGTTATGCAAAAGATATTGAAAAAAGACAGCTTTTAGAACCGAATACAATAGAAACAGTTTCTTTTTCAAATACCCATTTTGTGAGCAAAAAATTAAGTAAAGGAAGCCGACTTTTGATTGGTTTGACCGTTAATAAAAATCCTTTTTCACAATTAAATTACGGAACTGGAAAAGACGTTAGCGACGAAACTATACGCGATGCCAAAGAACCTTTAAAAATTCAGTGGTACAACGACAGCTTTATAAAAATTCCGGTTCTAAAATAA
- a CDS encoding M15 family metallopeptidase produces the protein MLHFIKTLSLSFFLLGTISVCAQHEAYEVPTEQQIADTTFVNLKDYSTDFVYDMKYATEDNFLKAKVYDCAECLLRLKTVKALVAANKDFIKKGYKIKLYDCYRPLSIQKKMWAIVSNPNYVADPKKGSIHNRGGAVDISLVDADGKELDMGTSFDFFGPEAGHNYTKFSKNILSNRKFLKKIMIQNGFNSFDSEWWHYNLKTGLKDAVSNQKWNCN, from the coding sequence ATGTTACATTTTATTAAAACTTTATCTTTATCATTTTTTCTTTTGGGAACGATTTCGGTCTGCGCACAGCATGAAGCTTATGAAGTTCCAACAGAACAACAAATTGCTGATACTACTTTTGTAAACTTAAAAGATTATAGCACTGATTTTGTGTATGATATGAAATATGCTACTGAAGATAATTTCTTGAAAGCCAAAGTATATGACTGTGCCGAATGTTTGCTGCGTTTAAAAACAGTGAAAGCATTGGTTGCTGCCAATAAAGATTTTATTAAAAAAGGATATAAAATAAAGCTCTATGATTGTTATCGTCCGTTGTCGATTCAGAAGAAAATGTGGGCAATCGTATCGAATCCCAATTATGTGGCAGATCCAAAAAAAGGCTCCATCCACAATAGAGGAGGAGCCGTTGATATTTCGTTAGTTGATGCTGACGGAAAAGAACTTGATATGGGAACTTCTTTTGACTTTTTTGGTCCCGAAGCCGGTCACAACTATACTAAGTTTTCTAAAAATATTTTATCAAACCGAAAGTTTTTGAAAAAAATAATGATTCAAAACGGATTCAATTCATTTGATTCTGAATGGTGGCATTATAATTTAAAAACAGGTTTGAAAGATGCTGTTTCCAACCAAAAATGGAATTGTAATTAA
- a CDS encoding THUMP-like domain-containing protein yields MNTSILHPDIQEFITRNSGADIKKLALQKNPFPETDWILILNQIEAKAKAKEKLPTWFSAENIIYPSKISVEQTSSEKTAAYKASLINGKSIIDLTGGFGVDDYYFSKKFETIAHCEINPDLSEIVKHNYEQLKVTNCTFYADDSSNVLNNLNKKWDWIYIDPSRRNDAKGKVFMLKDCLPNVPENLDFYFEKADSILIKTAPLLDISAGLSELKFVKNIHIIALENEVKELLFEIHKNYKGEITLKTANILKDKVETFEFILDAQNQFSSYNLPQQYLYEPNSAIMKSGGFDEVSAFFQINKLHKHSHLYTSENLIDFPGRSFAIEKVISYHKNEMKKELLNQQANVTTRNFPETVENIRKKWKIKNGGNTYCFFTTDKNDNKIVLICTKIT; encoded by the coding sequence TTGAATACCTCTATTTTGCATCCCGACATTCAGGAATTTATAACCCGAAACAGCGGTGCAGATATTAAAAAATTAGCGCTTCAGAAAAATCCATTTCCGGAAACGGATTGGATTTTGATTTTAAATCAGATTGAAGCCAAAGCTAAAGCAAAAGAAAAACTGCCTACTTGGTTTAGTGCTGAAAACATTATTTATCCGAGTAAAATTTCGGTTGAACAAACCTCATCAGAAAAAACAGCTGCTTACAAAGCTTCCTTAATAAACGGTAAATCAATAATCGATCTTACAGGAGGTTTTGGAGTGGATGATTATTATTTTTCGAAGAAATTTGAAACCATTGCACATTGCGAAATCAATCCGGATTTATCTGAAATTGTAAAACATAATTATGAGCAGTTAAAGGTTACCAACTGTACTTTTTATGCCGATGATTCTTCGAATGTTTTAAATAATTTAAACAAAAAATGGGATTGGATTTACATTGATCCTTCCAGAAGAAATGATGCAAAAGGCAAAGTTTTTATGCTGAAGGACTGTTTACCGAATGTTCCCGAAAATTTAGATTTTTATTTTGAAAAAGCCGATTCTATTTTAATTAAAACAGCTCCATTATTGGATATTTCAGCCGGTTTATCAGAATTGAAATTTGTAAAAAACATTCATATTATTGCTTTAGAAAATGAAGTAAAAGAACTTCTTTTCGAAATTCATAAAAATTATAAAGGCGAAATCACTTTAAAAACAGCCAATATTCTAAAAGATAAAGTAGAAACATTTGAATTTATTCTAGATGCTCAAAATCAGTTTTCATCTTATAATCTGCCGCAGCAATATCTTTATGAACCCAATTCGGCCATTATGAAATCTGGCGGATTTGATGAAGTCAGCGCGTTTTTTCAAATAAACAAACTGCATAAACATTCGCATTTATATACTTCGGAAAATTTAATCGATTTTCCCGGAAGAAGTTTTGCTATCGAAAAAGTCATTTCGTACCATAAAAATGAAATGAAAAAAGAACTTTTAAACCAGCAGGCAAACGTTACCACACGCAACTTTCCGGAAACGGTAGAAAACATCCGCAAAAAGTGGAAAATAAAAAATGGAGGAAATACATATTGTTTTTTTACAACTGATAAAAATGATAACAAAATAGTTTTAATTTGCACAAAAATTACTTAG
- a CDS encoding AI-2E family transporter, whose protein sequence is MITSKTISNGILRALATILIIGIVLYFLYSIQTVIVYLCVSLLLCLIANPLVLFLKNKLKFSNSMAATTTIVFFIFLIVGFILLFVPLIISQANNLALLDTAHLQTKFMETEKHLEEYFNIQHIDLNKVIKDSKLTSVLDFSYFTGFINSIINFMADMGMGLVSVFFITFFFIKDQTIFKDQARRILPDSNEDKILNSITKINHLLTRYFIGLLLQLIVVFVLYLIVLLIFGNKNAFVIAFLCAILNIIPYLGPIIGTTLAAILTMISMIGMDFQSEILPKTIYVVIGFLIVQAIDNNISQPIISSKSVNSHPLEIFLIILISGITFGIVGMIIAVPAFTMIKVILKEFFPDNKIVSVLTERI, encoded by the coding sequence ATGATAACGTCAAAAACTATCTCTAACGGGATCTTACGAGCTTTAGCAACCATCTTAATAATTGGTATCGTTTTATACTTCTTATACTCAATACAAACTGTAATCGTTTACTTGTGTGTTTCGTTACTACTCTGCCTAATTGCAAATCCTTTAGTACTGTTTTTAAAAAATAAATTAAAATTCAGTAATTCAATGGCTGCCACCACTACCATTGTCTTTTTTATCTTTCTAATTGTGGGCTTTATTTTACTGTTTGTTCCTTTAATTATTTCCCAGGCAAACAATTTAGCCTTATTAGATACGGCTCATCTGCAGACTAAATTTATGGAAACCGAAAAGCATCTTGAAGAATACTTTAATATTCAGCATATTGATTTAAATAAAGTTATAAAAGATTCTAAATTGACTTCGGTATTAGATTTTAGTTATTTTACTGGATTTATTAATTCAATTATCAATTTTATGGCCGACATGGGAATGGGATTGGTATCGGTATTTTTTATTACTTTCTTCTTTATAAAAGACCAGACTATTTTTAAAGATCAAGCCAGAAGAATTCTTCCTGATTCTAATGAAGATAAAATTCTGAATTCGATTACAAAAATCAATCATTTACTAACCCGATATTTTATTGGTTTATTACTGCAGTTAATCGTTGTATTTGTTCTTTATCTGATTGTATTGCTGATATTTGGAAATAAAAATGCTTTTGTAATTGCTTTTTTATGCGCCATCCTAAACATTATTCCGTATTTAGGACCAATCATTGGAACTACTTTGGCGGCAATCTTAACCATGATTAGCATGATTGGAATGGATTTTCAATCAGAAATTCTGCCCAAAACTATTTATGTCGTAATAGGCTTTTTGATAGTTCAAGCAATCGACAATAATATCAGCCAGCCTATAATTTCATCAAAAAGTGTAAATTCGCACCCGTTAGAAATATTCTTAATTATCTTAATCAGCGGTATCACGTTTGGAATTGTCGGAATGATCATTGCCGTTCCTGCTTTTACCATGATTAAAGTAATTTTAAAAGAATTTTTTCCTGACAATAAAATTGTGTCCGTATTAACCGAAAGAATTTAG